A part of Capsicum annuum cultivar UCD-10X-F1 chromosome 6, UCD10Xv1.1, whole genome shotgun sequence genomic DNA contains:
- the LOC124899534 gene encoding protein FAM133-like, whose protein sequence is MAPKGKNPNTPKKATKCKMVKNLIDKDSDYEDEELLLKWKRKKSSPKAPPLPIPIEVEDSDDTETTTPAESESSKQEGSKQNESEQPEPEKAESEESEAGHTESDKSNSEEPSSETPSAENQVEKKPLASEKENKKNKEAKKCKRKRKKNDKNESKADKKAKKKKKAKKTLQADNEIIEQEKVDLKKAMKASLKDN, encoded by the exons ATGGCACCAAAAGGCAAGAATCCTAACACTCCAAAGAAAGCTACCAAGTGCAAGATGGTTAAAAATCTCATTGATAAAGACTCtgattatgaagatgaagaacTACTACTCAAGTGGAAGAGAAAGAAATCAAGTCCCAAGGCACCTCCTCTACCTATACCTATTGAGGTAgaggatagtgatgatactgAGACCACCACTCCAGCTGAGAGTGAATCTTCTAAGCAAGAGGGTTCTAAGCAAAATGAGTCCGAACAGCCTGAGCCTGAGAAGGCTGAATCTGAAGAATCAGAGGCAGGACATACTGAGTCTGACAAATCTAATTCTGAGGAACCATCCTCAGAAACTCCCTCAGCTGAGAATCAAGTTGAGAAGAAACCACT AGCCAGTGAAAAGGAgaataagaaaaacaaagaagCTAAAAAGTgtaagagaaagagaaaaaagaatgaTAAGAATGAGAGTAAAGCCGATAAAAaggcaaagaagaaaaagaaggcaAAGAAGACACTACAGGCAGATAATGAGATAATAGAACAGGAAAAAGTAGATCTGAAAAAGGCAATGAAAGCATCCCTAAAGGACAATTAG